In Streptomyces alboniger, the following are encoded in one genomic region:
- a CDS encoding ABC transporter permease produces the protein MTRRELAHWARQPVQVMVGLVFPVMLLLMFTYLIGGGKGITGQYAEFLVPGMFALTMVFGLDATMVAVTQDLNKGVIDRFRSMPMTNGAVLVGRSAADMLQSFVSLLVMMAVGLAIGWRWHGSFAAVLAALGLLLMLRFAMLWLGIHLAMIAGRPEMVAAVQILVWPVGFLSNAFTVPQNMPGWLGTLVEWNPMSATATAVRDLFGNDPGVTGTSWAAEHAGLLAVLWPVVLVGVFLPLAVRRFTALSK, from the coding sequence ATGACCCGGCGCGAACTGGCGCACTGGGCGCGGCAGCCGGTGCAGGTCATGGTGGGCCTGGTCTTCCCGGTGATGCTGCTGCTGATGTTCACGTATCTGATCGGCGGCGGGAAGGGCATCACGGGTCAGTACGCGGAGTTCCTGGTGCCCGGCATGTTCGCCCTGACGATGGTCTTCGGCCTGGACGCCACGATGGTCGCGGTCACCCAGGACCTGAACAAGGGCGTGATCGACCGCTTCCGGTCCATGCCGATGACCAACGGCGCGGTCCTGGTCGGGCGCTCGGCCGCCGACATGCTCCAGTCCTTCGTCTCGCTGCTGGTCATGATGGCGGTGGGGCTCGCGATCGGCTGGCGCTGGCACGGCTCGTTCGCGGCCGTCCTCGCGGCCCTCGGGCTGCTGCTCATGCTGCGGTTCGCGATGCTGTGGCTCGGCATCCACCTGGCGATGATCGCGGGCAGGCCGGAGATGGTGGCGGCCGTGCAGATCCTGGTCTGGCCGGTCGGCTTCCTGTCCAACGCCTTCACGGTCCCGCAGAACATGCCGGGCTGGCTGGGCACCCTGGTCGAGTGGAACCCCATGTCCGCGACCGCCACCGCCGTGCGCGACCTCTTCGGCAACGACCCCGGAGTGACCGGCACGTCCTGGGCGGCCGAACACGCGGGTCTCCTGGCGGTGCTGTGGCCCGTGGTACTGGTGGGAGTCTTCCTGCCCCTGGCGGTACGGAGGTTCACGGCGCTCAGCAAGTAG
- a CDS encoding MerR family transcriptional regulator codes for MSHSVGQVAGFAGVTVRTLHHYDEIGLLVPSGRNHAGHRRYGDADLDRLQQILFYRELGFPLEEVASLLDDPDADPRAHLRRQHELLTARIAKLQEMAAAVETAMEAKKMGIDLTPEERFEVFGDSDPEQYAEETERRWGDTEAYRESQRRSATYTKDDWKRINDEFAAVHAHLGDLLAQGFAADSREAMDGAEEHRRFISRYHYECGHEMHTCLGEMYVADERFTAFYEAIRPGLAVYMRDAIQANAARGK; via the coding sequence ATGAGCCACTCGGTGGGACAGGTCGCCGGTTTCGCCGGGGTGACGGTGCGCACGCTGCACCACTACGACGAGATCGGCCTGCTCGTGCCGAGCGGGCGCAACCACGCGGGTCACCGGCGCTACGGCGACGCCGACCTGGACCGGTTGCAGCAGATCCTGTTCTACCGGGAGCTGGGCTTCCCCCTCGAAGAGGTGGCGTCCCTCCTGGACGACCCCGACGCGGACCCGCGCGCGCATCTGCGCCGCCAGCACGAGCTGCTGACCGCCCGGATCGCCAAGCTCCAGGAGATGGCCGCCGCCGTCGAGACCGCCATGGAGGCGAAGAAGATGGGCATCGATCTCACGCCCGAGGAGAGGTTCGAGGTCTTCGGGGACTCCGACCCCGAGCAGTACGCGGAGGAGACCGAGCGTCGATGGGGCGACACGGAGGCCTACCGGGAGTCGCAGCGCAGGTCGGCCACGTACACCAAGGACGACTGGAAGCGGATCAACGACGAGTTCGCGGCGGTCCACGCCCACCTGGGCGACCTGCTCGCCCAAGGGTTCGCCGCGGACTCCCGGGAGGCGATGGACGGCGCCGAGGAGCACCGCCGCTTCATCAGCCGCTACCACTACGAGTGTGGGCACGAGATGCACACCTGCCTCGGGGAGATGTACGTCGCCGACGAGCGGTTCACCGCCTTCTACGAGGCGATCCGGCCCGGGCTCGCGGTGTACATGAGGGACGCGATCCAGGCGAACGCGGCACGCGGCAAGTGA
- a CDS encoding DedA family protein — protein sequence MTTLALGPSWLDPDYLLNQFGLWGLLVIVFAESGLLIGFFLPGDSLLFTTGLLITTHKLDTPLWLACVLICVAAILGDQAGYLFGKKVGPALFNRPDSKLFKQENVVKAHEFFEKYGPKSLVLARFVPIVRTFTPIIAGVSGMRYRSFITFNIIGGVLWGAGVTLLGAWLGNIDFVHKNIEAILILIVLISVVPIAIEFLRARGKSKKAAAAEGAPPAQRGRHAKR from the coding sequence GTGACGACGCTTGCGCTCGGACCAAGCTGGCTGGATCCGGATTACCTGCTCAACCAGTTCGGCCTCTGGGGCCTGCTGGTGATCGTCTTCGCCGAGTCGGGCCTGCTCATCGGCTTCTTCCTGCCGGGCGACTCGCTGCTGTTCACCACGGGCCTGCTCATCACCACGCACAAGCTGGACACCCCGCTGTGGCTGGCCTGCGTACTGATCTGCGTCGCCGCGATCCTCGGCGACCAGGCGGGCTACCTCTTCGGCAAGAAGGTCGGGCCCGCGCTGTTCAACCGCCCGGACTCCAAGCTCTTCAAGCAGGAGAACGTGGTCAAGGCCCACGAGTTCTTCGAGAAGTACGGCCCGAAGTCCCTGGTCCTGGCCCGCTTCGTGCCGATCGTGCGCACGTTCACGCCGATCATCGCCGGCGTCTCCGGCATGCGGTACCGCTCGTTCATCACGTTCAACATCATCGGCGGCGTCCTGTGGGGCGCGGGCGTCACGCTGCTCGGCGCCTGGCTGGGCAACATCGACTTCGTCCACAAGAACATCGAGGCGATCCTCATCCTGATCGTCCTGATCTCGGTGGTCCCGATCGCCATCGAGTTCCTGCGGGCGCGGGGCAAGTCCAAGAAGGCGGCGGCGGCCGAGGGCGCGCCCCCGGCCCAGCGCGGCAGGCACGCGAAGCGCTGA
- a CDS encoding threonine/serine ThrE exporter family protein — protein MAEHEAEDRKPQSDEARSAFAQPSGVTAQPQAPEDESQTTSEFALPTGLPAPSPSTTQEAEKSAFTTPHTYSARNAPQAFTPAQGIPLVKLTKEAPWQDLMRTMLRMPVTERPAPEPAQKQEDEAGPAVPRVLDLTLRIGELLLAGGEGAEDVEAAMFAVCRSYGLDRCEPNVTFTLLSISHQPSLVDDPVTASRTVRRRGTDYTRLAAVFHLVDDISDPDIEVSLEEAYRRLAGIRRNRHPYPGWALTAASGLLAGSASVLVGGGALVFVVAAVGAMLGDRLAWLCAGRGLPEFYQFVGAAMPPAAMGVALSFAHTEATMASAVITGGLFALIPGRALVAGVQDGLTGYYITAAARLLEVMYLIVGIVCGVLLVLSLGVMLDATNLTPETQFGVTSSRPVIQILASMALSLAFAILLQQERHTVLMVTLNGGIAWVMFGALAQTPLELSPVAATAVAAGLVGLFGQLFSRYRFASSLPYVTAAIGPLLPGSATYFGLLALAQNDLNTGMNSLTKAVATALAIAIGVNLGSEVSRLILKVPGAATAANRRAAKRTRGF, from the coding sequence GTGGCCGAGCATGAGGCCGAGGACCGAAAGCCTCAGTCGGACGAGGCCCGCAGCGCGTTCGCGCAGCCCAGCGGGGTGACGGCGCAGCCGCAGGCGCCCGAGGACGAGTCCCAGACCACCTCCGAGTTCGCCCTCCCCACAGGTCTGCCGGCCCCGTCGCCGTCGACGACGCAGGAGGCCGAGAAGTCGGCGTTCACGACGCCGCACACCTACAGCGCCCGCAACGCCCCCCAGGCCTTCACGCCCGCGCAGGGCATCCCCCTGGTGAAGCTCACCAAGGAAGCGCCCTGGCAGGACCTGATGCGCACGATGCTGCGGATGCCGGTCACCGAGCGGCCCGCTCCGGAGCCCGCGCAGAAGCAGGAGGACGAGGCCGGGCCCGCCGTGCCGCGCGTGCTCGACCTCACGCTGCGTATCGGGGAGCTGCTGCTCGCCGGCGGTGAGGGCGCCGAGGACGTCGAGGCGGCCATGTTCGCCGTCTGCCGGTCCTACGGGCTCGACCGCTGCGAGCCGAACGTGACGTTCACGCTCCTTTCGATCTCCCACCAGCCCTCGCTGGTGGACGACCCCGTCACGGCCTCCCGGACGGTGCGCCGCCGGGGCACCGACTACACCCGGCTGGCGGCGGTCTTCCACCTGGTGGACGACATCAGCGACCCGGACATCGAGGTCTCCCTGGAGGAGGCCTACCGCCGCCTCGCGGGCATCCGGCGTAACCGTCACCCCTACCCCGGCTGGGCCCTCACGGCCGCCAGCGGCCTGCTGGCGGGCTCCGCGTCCGTCCTGGTCGGCGGTGGCGCGCTGGTCTTCGTCGTGGCCGCGGTCGGCGCGATGCTGGGCGACCGGCTGGCCTGGCTGTGCGCGGGGCGCGGGCTGCCGGAGTTCTACCAGTTCGTGGGGGCAGCGATGCCGCCCGCCGCGATGGGTGTCGCGCTGAGCTTCGCGCACACCGAGGCGACGATGGCCTCCGCGGTCATCACCGGTGGCCTCTTCGCGCTGATTCCGGGGCGGGCACTGGTGGCGGGGGTGCAGGACGGTCTGACCGGCTACTACATCACCGCGGCCGCGCGTCTGCTGGAGGTCATGTATCTGATCGTCGGGATCGTCTGCGGCGTGCTGCTCGTGCTGTCGCTCGGTGTGATGCTGGACGCGACGAATCTGACGCCGGAGACGCAGTTCGGCGTCACGTCGTCGCGGCCGGTCATCCAGATCCTGGCGTCGATGGCGCTGAGCCTCGCCTTCGCGATACTGCTCCAGCAGGAACGTCACACCGTGCTGATGGTGACCCTGAACGGCGGCATCGCCTGGGTGATGTTCGGGGCGCTCGCGCAGACACCGCTGGAGCTGTCCCCCGTCGCGGCGACGGCTGTGGCGGCCGGCCTGGTGGGTCTGTTCGGGCAGCTCTTCTCGCGCTACCGGTTCGCGTCCTCGCTGCCGTACGTGACGGCCGCCATCGGGCCGCTGCTGCCCGGCAGCGCCACGTACTTCGGGCTGCTCGCCCTCGCGCAGAACGACCTCAACACGGGCATGAACTCGCTCACCAAGGCCGTCGCGACGGCCTTGGCCATCGCGATCGGCGTGAACCTGGGGAGCGAGGTCTCCCGGCTGATCCTGAAGGTCCCCGGGGCGGCCACCGCGGCGAATCGCCGTGCGGCCAAGCGGACCAGGGGCTTCTGA
- a CDS encoding inorganic diphosphatase codes for MEFDVTIEIPKGSRNKYEVDHETGRIRLDRRLFTSTSYPADYGFVENTLGEDGDPLDALVILDEPTFPGCLIKCRAIGMFRMTDEAGGDDKLLCVPASDPRVEHLRDIHHVSEFDRLEIQHFFEVYKDLEPGKSVEGADWVGRADAEAEIEKSYKRFEAQGGH; via the coding sequence GTGGAGTTCGACGTCACCATCGAGATTCCGAAGGGTTCGCGGAACAAGTACGAGGTGGACCACGAGACCGGTCGGATCCGTCTGGACCGTCGCCTCTTCACGTCGACCAGCTACCCCGCGGACTACGGCTTCGTCGAGAACACCCTCGGCGAGGACGGTGACCCGCTGGACGCTCTGGTCATCCTGGACGAGCCGACCTTCCCCGGATGCCTCATCAAGTGCCGCGCGATCGGCATGTTCCGGATGACCGACGAGGCGGGCGGCGACGACAAGCTGCTCTGCGTTCCGGCGTCGGACCCGCGCGTGGAGCACCTGCGTGACATCCACCACGTTTCCGAGTTCGACCGCCTGGAGATCCAGCACTTCTTCGAGGTCTACAAGGACCTGGAGCCCGGCAAGTCCGTCGAGGGCGCCGACTGGGTCGGCCGCGCGGACGCCGAGGCCGAGATCGAGAAGTCGTACAAGCGCTTCGAGGCGCAGGGCGGCCACTGA
- the dacB gene encoding D-alanyl-D-alanine carboxypeptidase/D-alanyl-D-alanine endopeptidase, producing the protein MPKPSAIKLPRKPGKLTTSQLTACAATLGLVISAGAVAAAGPWDSSGQRTAERDWAAAQEAGGGADHGGHGSAGAPEAAPSAPSVLTGLGAPAGTAPAPTDRALADVLDPLLKDPALGPERSAVVLDAVSGKRVYGERAGDGLTPASTIKIATAVAALSAVGPDHRIATTTVIEPDSEEVVLVGGGDPTLTARKDGRYTDTAASLRTLAEDTARALKSRDIDKVTLSYDTSLYSGPPQHPIGPNENITPVSALMADEGRLDDSSSGPAPRAGDPAGDAAKKFADLLKAEGIHTEADPGPSKATTRASSLAKVESPPLSFLVERMLTHSDNDIAEALARRTAIAAKEPASFDGAGRAVGAQLTKLELPLSGAKFADGSGLDRADRVSAELLAALLDRAADPARPELRSVVTGLPVAGFTGTLVDRYPKDSPGTGVVRAKTGTLTGVNTLAGTVVDADGRLLLFAFMTTDTKDPQAAQKALDHMASTLANCGCR; encoded by the coding sequence CTGCCAAAGCCTTCCGCCATCAAGCTCCCCCGGAAGCCGGGGAAGCTCACGACCTCGCAGCTCACGGCCTGTGCCGCCACCCTCGGCCTGGTGATCTCGGCCGGGGCGGTGGCCGCGGCCGGCCCTTGGGACTCCTCCGGTCAGCGTACGGCCGAGCGGGACTGGGCCGCTGCTCAGGAGGCCGGGGGTGGCGCAGATCACGGCGGGCACGGGTCCGCGGGGGCGCCCGAGGCCGCCCCGAGCGCCCCTTCCGTGCTCACCGGACTCGGCGCGCCCGCGGGGACGGCACCCGCGCCGACGGACCGCGCCCTCGCGGACGTACTCGATCCGCTCCTGAAGGACCCGGCGCTCGGCCCGGAGCGCTCGGCCGTCGTCCTCGACGCGGTCTCCGGGAAGCGGGTCTACGGCGAGAGGGCGGGGGACGGCCTGACGCCCGCGTCGACCATCAAGATCGCCACGGCGGTCGCGGCGCTGTCCGCCGTGGGGCCCGACCACCGCATCGCCACCACGACGGTCATCGAGCCGGACTCCGAGGAGGTCGTCCTGGTCGGCGGCGGCGACCCCACGCTCACCGCCCGCAAGGACGGCCGGTACACCGACACCGCCGCGAGCCTGCGCACGCTCGCCGAGGACACCGCCCGGGCGCTGAAGTCCCGAGACATCGACAAGGTGACGCTCTCCTACGACACCTCGCTGTACTCCGGGCCGCCGCAGCACCCCATCGGCCCCAACGAGAACATCACGCCGGTCAGCGCCCTGATGGCAGACGAGGGCCGCCTCGACGACTCCTCCAGCGGGCCCGCTCCGCGCGCGGGTGACCCGGCGGGCGACGCGGCGAAGAAGTTCGCGGACCTCCTGAAGGCCGAGGGCATCCACACGGAAGCCGACCCCGGCCCCTCCAAGGCGACCACCCGCGCCTCGTCCCTCGCCAAGGTCGAGTCGCCGCCCCTGTCCTTTCTGGTCGAGCGGATGCTGACCCACAGCGACAACGACATCGCGGAGGCCCTCGCCCGCCGGACGGCCATCGCCGCGAAGGAGCCGGCCAGCTTCGACGGCGCGGGCCGGGCGGTCGGCGCCCAGCTCACCAAGCTGGAACTGCCGCTCTCCGGAGCGAAGTTCGCCGACGGCAGCGGACTGGACCGCGCCGACCGCGTCTCCGCCGAACTCCTGGCGGCCCTCCTGGACCGCGCCGCCGACCCGGCCCGCCCCGAACTGCGCTCCGTCGTGACGGGCCTGCCGGTCGCGGGCTTCACGGGCACCCTGGTCGACCGCTACCCCAAGGACTCCCCGGGCACCGGCGTCGTACGCGCCAAGACCGGCACGCTCACGGGAGTGAACACCCTGGCCGGCACGGTCGTGGACGCGGACGGCCGCCTCCTGCTCTTCGCCTTCATGACCACGGACACGAAGGATCCCCAGGCGGCCCAGAAAGCCCTGGACCACATGGCCTCGACCCTGGCGAACTGTGGCTGCCGCTAA
- a CDS encoding zinc-dependent metalloprotease, whose protein sequence is MTSIGGAEMVDWNLAVATATRLVRPGPEVSRDEARAIVAELRRHAKSSEEHVRSFTGMATEDTHDTPVLVVDRAGWIKANVAGFREILKPLLDKMQDKRGSGPGGAVLGAVGGKVTGVELGMLLSFLASRVLGQYETFAPATRDLPAGANGGGRLLLVAPNIVHVERELDVDPHDFRLWVCLHEETHRTQFTAVPWLRDHLEGEIQSFLGETEVDPMTVLERIREAAQSFAGGRPEDEEDDASRSIVELVQTPAQREILARLTAVMSLLEGHADFVMDGVGPDVVPSVAEIREKFKERRARGASRLDQALRKLLGLDAKLRQYRDGERFVRAVVQEVGMDGFNRVWTSPNTLPTKAEIAKPADWVARVHRKGD, encoded by the coding sequence ATGACGAGCATCGGTGGTGCGGAGATGGTCGACTGGAATCTCGCGGTGGCGACCGCGACCCGGCTCGTGCGGCCGGGCCCAGAGGTGAGCCGGGACGAGGCGCGAGCCATCGTCGCCGAGCTGCGCCGGCATGCCAAGTCCTCGGAGGAGCACGTCCGTTCCTTCACGGGCATGGCCACGGAGGACACCCACGACACCCCCGTCCTCGTCGTGGACAGAGCAGGCTGGATCAAGGCCAACGTCGCCGGCTTCCGGGAGATCCTCAAGCCCCTCCTGGACAAGATGCAGGACAAGCGCGGCAGCGGCCCCGGCGGCGCCGTCCTCGGCGCGGTCGGCGGCAAGGTGACCGGCGTGGAGCTGGGCATGCTCCTGTCGTTCCTGGCCTCCCGCGTCCTCGGCCAGTACGAGACCTTCGCCCCCGCCACCCGAGACCTCCCCGCGGGGGCGAACGGCGGCGGCAGGCTCCTCCTGGTCGCCCCGAACATCGTGCACGTGGAGCGCGAACTGGACGTGGACCCCCACGACTTCCGCCTGTGGGTCTGCCTCCACGAGGAGACGCACCGCACCCAGTTCACCGCCGTCCCCTGGCTGCGCGACCACCTCGAAGGCGAGATCCAGTCGTTCCTCGGCGAGACCGAGGTCGACCCGATGACCGTCCTCGAGCGCATCAGGGAGGCCGCCCAGTCGTTCGCCGGAGGCCGCCCGGAGGACGAGGAGGACGACGCGAGCCGCTCCATCGTCGAGCTGGTGCAGACCCCCGCCCAGCGCGAGATCCTCGCCCGCCTCACGGCCGTGATGTCCCTGCTCGAAGGCCATGCGGACTTCGTGATGGACGGCGTCGGCCCCGACGTCGTGCCCTCCGTCGCCGAGATCCGCGAGAAGTTCAAGGAGCGCAGGGCCCGCGGCGCGAGCCGCCTCGACCAGGCCCTGCGCAAGCTCCTCGGCCTCGACGCGAAATTGCGCCAATATCGGGACGGCGAGCGATTCGTACGAGCGGTCGTGCAGGAGGTCGGCATGGACGGCTTCAACCGCGTATGGACCTCGCCGAACACACTGCCCACGAAGGCGGAGATCGCCAAACCGGCGGACTGGGTCGCGAGGGTGCACCGTAAGGGAGACTGA
- the tilS gene encoding tRNA lysidine(34) synthetase TilS has protein sequence MGPHPAVAAIRLAVRRVLHDVLTDVQRSSENDPPPPAHEHAPQPLVLVACSGGADSMALASALAFEAPKLGIRAGGVTVDHGLQPGSDLRAAEVLVRLGALGLEPVESVAVRVGREGGPEAAARDARYAALDAAAERHAAAAVLLGHTRDDQAETVLLGLARGSGIRSLSGMAATSGVAGRYRRPFLHIDRQTARKACMVQSLPVWDDPHNADPAYTRSRLRHEGLPALEKALGKGVVEALARTARLSRDDADALDTWAAQAEATVRDAAGVLECAKLYALPPAVRRRIVRKAVIEAGAPAGSLFARHIEEVDRLITGWRGQGAINLPGKVVAQRQGGRLVIRQG, from the coding sequence ATGGGTCCCCATCCTGCGGTCGCGGCGATACGCCTGGCGGTCCGCCGCGTACTCCACGACGTACTGACCGACGTACAGCGCAGCTCCGAGAACGACCCCCCACCCCCCGCACACGAGCACGCCCCCCAGCCGCTCGTGCTCGTCGCCTGCTCCGGCGGCGCCGACTCCATGGCGCTCGCCTCGGCCCTCGCCTTCGAGGCCCCCAAGCTCGGCATCCGCGCCGGCGGCGTCACCGTCGACCACGGCCTCCAGCCCGGCTCGGACCTGCGCGCGGCCGAGGTGCTCGTACGCCTCGGCGCCCTCGGCCTCGAACCGGTCGAGTCCGTCGCCGTGCGCGTGGGCCGCGAAGGCGGCCCGGAAGCCGCCGCCCGCGACGCCCGCTACGCCGCCTTGGACGCCGCCGCCGAACGGCACGCGGCGGCCGCGGTCCTGCTCGGTCACACGCGCGACGACCAGGCGGAGACCGTCCTGCTCGGCCTCGCCCGCGGCTCCGGGATCCGCTCCCTGTCCGGAATGGCCGCGACCTCGGGGGTCGCGGGCCGTTACCGCCGCCCCTTCCTGCACATCGACCGCCAGACCGCCCGCAAGGCGTGCATGGTCCAGTCGCTGCCCGTCTGGGACGACCCGCACAACGCCGATCCGGCCTACACCCGCTCACGGCTGCGCCACGAGGGGCTGCCCGCCCTGGAGAAGGCCCTCGGCAAGGGCGTCGTCGAAGCGCTCGCCCGCACGGCCCGGCTCTCCCGCGACGACGCGGACGCACTCGACACCTGGGCCGCCCAGGCCGAGGCGACCGTGCGCGACGCCGCGGGCGTCCTGGAGTGCGCCAAGCTCTACGCCCTGCCGCCCGCCGTACGCCGCCGCATCGTGCGCAAGGCCGTCATCGAGGCCGGGGCGCCCGCGGGCTCGCTCTTCGCCCGGCACATCGAAGAGGTCGACCGTCTGATCACCGGCTGGCGCGGCCAGGGAGCCATCAATCTCCCGGGCAAAGTCGTGGCTCAGCGCCAGGGTGGCAGACTGGTGATCCGGCAAGGCTGA
- the hpt gene encoding hypoxanthine phosphoribosyltransferase, whose product MRVDAKDMGTDLKSVLITKEEIDAKLAELAAKIDAEYAGKDLLIVGVLKGAVMVMADLARALSTPVTMDWMAVSSYGAGTQSSGVVRILKDLDTDIKGKHVLIVEDIIDSGLTLSWLLSNLGSREPASLEVCTLLRKPEAAKVAIDVKWIGFDIPNEFVVGYGLDFAEKYRNLPFVGTLAPHVYGG is encoded by the coding sequence ATGCGGGTGGACGCGAAAGACATGGGCACCGACCTCAAGTCGGTGCTCATCACCAAGGAAGAGATCGACGCGAAGCTGGCAGAGCTGGCCGCGAAGATCGACGCGGAGTACGCGGGCAAGGACCTGCTGATCGTCGGCGTCCTCAAGGGCGCCGTGATGGTCATGGCGGACCTGGCGCGCGCGCTGTCCACCCCCGTCACGATGGACTGGATGGCCGTGTCGTCGTACGGCGCGGGCACCCAGTCCTCCGGCGTCGTGCGGATCCTCAAGGACCTGGACACCGACATCAAGGGCAAGCACGTCCTGATCGTCGAGGACATCATCGACTCCGGTCTGACGCTGTCCTGGCTGCTGTCCAACCTCGGCTCGCGCGAGCCCGCCTCCCTGGAGGTGTGCACGCTGCTGCGCAAGCCCGAGGCGGCGAAGGTCGCGATCGACGTGAAGTGGATCGGCTTCGACATCCCCAACGAGTTCGTCGTGGGCTACGGCCTGGACTTCGCGGAGAAGTACCGCAACCTCCCCTTCGTCGGAACGCTGGCCCCGCACGTCTACGGCGGCTGA